A genomic window from Lycium barbarum isolate Lr01 chromosome 4, ASM1917538v2, whole genome shotgun sequence includes:
- the LOC132636171 gene encoding uncharacterized protein LOC132636171, which translates to MRRLLDLVRASETESVELASHRLRDVVAHWYESWELSRGEGATPATWDEFVTAFTHHFLPPELRRARVDRFLHLQQRGRSVREYNMEFDSLARYAPAIVADMADRMHRYVMGLDRYLIDGCMAVALQADMDIARLQAYALGMEDRHRADYSSRDRDRRPPKRARFAGYSGDSRGGQPQQQQSGRHPPPSGRGTPPQFIGRRSEGAGYSGAGPSSRASGSQLDRGSSSQMRPPRPLCSYCGRQHPGECFRATGACFVCGRQGHHMRDCPARGGTGSSAQSTGSAGGSSSASVAMRPAGRGTPAPAGRGRGRGGASGSSGPSNRIYALASRQDQEASPNVVTG; encoded by the exons atgcggcgcttattagatttggtcagggcttcagagactgagtctgttgagttggcttcgcatagactacgggatgttgttgctcactggtatgagtcctgggagctatccaggggtgagggtgctaccccagctacttgggacgagttcgtgactgctttcactcaccactttttgcccccagagttacggcgggcgcgggttgaccgatttttgcatctgcagcagaggggtcggagcgtccgtgagtataatatggagtttgattctttggcccggtatgcacctgccatagtagcagatatggccgatcggatgcacagatacgtgatggggttagaccgctatttgattgatggctgtatggcggtggcattgcaggcagacatggatattgcccgactacaggcttatgccctgggtatggaggaccgacatagagctgattattctagcagagatcgggacaggaggccgcccaagagggccagattcgcaggttattctggagattctcgaggcggacagcctcagcagcagcagtcaggcagacatcctcctccgtcaggccggggtacacccccacagtttatcggcaggagatctgagggtgccggatattcaggggcaggcccgagctctagggcttcaggttcacagttggacagaggttccagcagtcagatgaggccacccagacctttgtgttcctattgtgggagacagcacccgggagagtgtttccgagctacgggtgcatgctttgtgtgcggccgtcagggccatcatatgagagactgtccggctagaggtggtacaggcagttcagctcagtctaccgggtcagccggtggttcatcttcagcctcggtggcgatgcgccctgcggggcgaggtactccagcaccagcaggccgcggcaggggtcgtggcggagcttcgggttctagcggtccttcgaaccgcatttatgccttagccagcagacaggaccaggaggcttcgcctaatgtcgtcacag gatag